In Syngnathus typhle isolate RoL2023-S1 ecotype Sweden linkage group LG14, RoL_Styp_1.0, whole genome shotgun sequence, one genomic interval encodes:
- the ptprfa gene encoding protein tyrosine phosphatase receptor type Fa isoform X1, whose product MGMGRIGGAVPLLALSLAWLLLPSRADTMPTFVKSPDDQTGISGGVASFVCQALGEPKPRITWMKKGKKVSSQRFEVIEFDNGSGSVLRIQPLRTNRDEAIYECTAANSLGEINVSAKLTVLEEEQIPHGFPSIDMGPQLKVVERTRTATMLCAASGNPDPEIFWLKDFLPVEIESSNGRIKQLRSGALQIENSEEADQGKYECVAVNSAGTRYSAPANLYVRVRRVPPRFSIPPSHHEVMPGGSVNLTCVAVGAPMPYVKWMSGEAELTREDEMPIGRNVLELANVRQSANYTCMAISSLGVIQTTAQITVKALPKPPTSLMVTETTATSVTLTWDSGTLEPVSYYVIQYRAKASDNGFQEVDGVATTRYSIGGLSPFSQYDFRVMAVNNVGRGPPGVVVDTRTSEQAPSSPPLRVQSRMLSPTTVLVQWEPPEEANGQIQGYRVYYSANPQEPLGAWNKHNTDDSQLTTVGGLAPDVTYGFRVLAFTSVGDGPPSDVLLVKMQQGVPAQPSDLEAEAELDSRIMLSWLWPVQDQVVGYEVRYWEANDPQGKRSVTFEPAGSYAVDGLKADTVYVFTLAARSETGLGVFTRPIECRTARSTPSVPPQDVRLLSLSSTSIQVSWAPPPTSTDGPYDAAAITGYSLAYRALGREDAQRHLVSGIGADVHSYALEGLEKWTEYSVWVRALTDIGPGPESPPARARTQEDVPEAPPRKVEADAINATAVRVSWKPPLSIKQNGHVRGYQIIYSRMERGEPHGQPLIVDVAQPDAQEAILTGLLPETSYSLTVAAYTTKGDGAHSKARLVTTTGAVPGRPTMMISTTIGNTALIQWQPPKEMVGEHTGYRLQYKRVEEDAFAVRDFRKTDDHFTVTGLHKGATYIFKLCANNRAGNGEEYVKEISTPEDAPTSYPLNLSVVGLTATATRLTWEPPPPAERNGKIVKYVVVYRDINSQNESSDATAETHVTLNGLQPDTTYDIRVRAFTAKGGGPLSPSIQSRTMSTTMPVFTKNFGVKAVTRTSVLLTWDVPEIFESEVPLKILYNQQSVEVHGQLKRKLITQLTPDTEYSFVLMSRGNSAGGLQQQVSIRTAPDLLLNKPSESPQDVEEGGKVMLRLPQVPPGTAFRWFYIVVVPVTPTSLRWENPEDVDLQELLESDDDAQRKRRHLESEFLWPYVAAKLDSLPEIFTLGDGHEYHGFRNKALTGQQQYRCFVLAELTDREYQRTLVASPFSEAILVKFHSGMARHSEDPEMLWVMGPVLAVILIVIIVIAILLFKSKQERKRTSPSSKDEHMAGVKDSLLAHSSDPVEMRRLNCQTQGGSTLSCPTTPRMRQHPPIASCDLADHIDRLKANDGLCFSQEYESIEPGQRFTWEHSNMEINKPKNRYANVIAYDHTRVLLAPVDGVPGSDYINANYVDGYRKQNAYIATQGPLPDTLGDFWRLVWEQRTSTVVMMTRLEEKSRVKCDQYWPSRGTETYGMIQVTMLDSVDLATYSVRTFALYKNGSSERREVRQFQFMAWPDHGVPEYPTPTLAFLRRVKACNPPDAGPMVVHCSAGVGRTGCFMVIDAMLERMKHEHSVDVYGHVTCMRAQRNYMVQTEDQYVFIYEALLEAALCGNTEVAARNLYAHVHKLSQVPPGETVTAMELEFKKLANSKAHTSRFISANLPCNKFKNRLVNIMPFESSRIVLQPIRGVEGSDYINASFIDGYRLQRAYIATQGPLAETAEDFWRMLWEHNSTIVVMLTKLREMGREKCHQYWPAERSARYQYFVVDPMAEYNMPQYILREFKVTDARDGQSRTIRQFQFNDWPEQGVPKNGEGFIDFIGQVHKTKEQFGQDGPITVHCSAGVGRSGVFITLSIVLERMRYEGAVDVFQTVKTLRTQRPAMVQTEDQYQLCYRAALEYLGSFDHYAT is encoded by the exons ATGGGCATGGGCCGCATCGGTGGTGCCGTTCCACTCCTGGCGCTGTCGTTGGCCTGGCTGCTGCTGCCGTCTCGCGCCGACA CCATGCCGACCTTTGTCAAGTCGCCCGACGACCAGACAGGCATCTCAGGGGGTGTGGCCTCATTCGTCTGCCAGGCACTGGGCGAGCCCAAGCCGCGCATCACCTGGATGAAGAAAGGCAAGAAAGTCAGCTCACAGCGATTTGAG GTGATTGAGTTTGACAACGGCTCGGGTTCGGTTTTGCGAATCCAGCCACTTAGGACGAACCGCGACGAGGCGATTTACGAGTGCACCGCTGCCAACAGCTTGGGGGAGATCAACGTCAGCGCCAAACTCACCGTCCTAGAAG AGGAGCAGATCCCTCACGGCTTCCCGAGCATTGACATGGGTCCTCAGCTGAAGGTGGTGGAGAGGACGCGCACAGCCACCATGTTGTGTGCCGCCAGCGGAAACCCAGACCCTGAGATATTCTGGCTGAAAGACTTCCTACCCGTCGAGATCGAAAGCAGCAACGGACGCATCAAGCAGCTACGCTCAG GCGCTCTTCAGATTGAGAACAGCGAGGAAGCAGACCAGGGCAAGTACGAATGTGTGGCCGTCAACTCAGCAGGGACCAGATACTCGGCTCCGGCGAACCTCTACGTACGAG TTCGTCGCGTGCCACCCCGTTTCTCCATCCCGCCGTCCCATCACGAGGTGATGCCCGGTGGCAGCGTGAACCTGACATGTGTGGCGGTAGGCGCGCCCATGCCCTACGTCAAGTGGATGAGCGGCGAGGCCGAGCTGACCCGCGAGGACGAGATGCCCATTGGACGCAATGTGCTAGAGCTGGCCAACGTCCGCCAGTCTGCCAACTACACCTGCATGGCCATCTCTTCGCTGGGCGTGATCCAAACCACGGCGCAGATTACTGTCAAAG CCCTACCCAAGCCCCCTACCTCCCTCATGGTGACCGAGACCACCGCCACTAGCGTCACTCTAACGTGGGACTCGGGCACCCTGGAGCCTGTGTCCTATTATGTGATCCAGTACCGAGCTAAGGCATCTGACAACGGCTTCCAGGAGGTGGACGGCGTGGCCACCACCCGCTACAGCATCGGGGGTCTCAGCCCTTTCTCCCAATACGACTTCCGAGTGATGGCGGTCAATAACGTGGGCCGCGGGCCACCGGGGGTCGTGGTGGACACACGCACCAGCGAGCAGGCGCCTTCCTCGCCTCCTCTCCGTGTCCAGTCCCGGATGCTGAGTCCCACCACCGTGCTGGTCCAGTGGGAGCCCCCCGAGGAGGCTAACGGGCAAATCCAGGGGTACCGGGTCTACTACAGCGCCAACCCCCAGGAACCCCTCGGTGCCTGGAACAAACACAACACGGACGACAGCCAGCTGACCACCGTGGGCGGACTTGCCCCAGACGTCACCTATGGATTCAGGGTGCTCGCCTTCACCTCGGTGGGTGATGGACCTCCATCTGATGTCCTGCTCGTCAAGATGCAGCAAGGGG TTCCTGCTCAGCCGTCGGATTTGGAGGCCGAAGCTGAGCTGGACTCTCGCATCATGCTGTCTTGGCTGTGGCCCGTCCAGGACCAGGTCGTCGGGTATGAGGTGCGCTACTGGGAGGCCAACGACCCTCAAGGGAAG CGTAGCGTGACCTTTGAGCCCGCCGGGTCGTACGCCGTGGACGGTTTGAAAGCTGACACTGTCTACGTGTTCACGCTGGCCGCCAGATCTGAGACGGGATTAGGAGTTTTCACGAGACCCATCGAGTGCAGGACTGCTCGATCAA CCCCCTCGGTGCCCCCCCAGGACGTCCGCTTGCTCAGCCTGAGCTCCACAAGCATCCAAGTCAGTTGGGCACCACCGCCCACTTCCACCGACGGCCCCTATGATGCCGCCGCCATCACCGGCTACTCGCTTGCCTACCGTGCATTGGGCAGGGAGGATGCACAGCGCCACCTGGTGTCTGGCATTGGTGCCGACGTGCACAGTTATGCGCTGGAGGGTCTGGAAAAGTGGACGGAATATTCCGTGTGGGTGCGAGCGCTGACCGACATCGGGCCTGGACCAGAGAGTCCGCCGGCCCGTGCCAGGACGCAGGAAGACG TGCCCGAAGCGCCGCCCAGAAAGGTGGAGGCGGACGCCATTAATGCCACGGCGGTTCGGGTGAGCTGGAAGCCGCCCCTGTCCATCAAGCAGAATGGCCATGTGCGAGGTTACCAGATCATCTACTCCAGGATGGAGCGAGGCGAGCCTCACGGACAGCCCCTCATCGTGGACGTCGCCCAGCCCGACGCGCAG GAAGCCATCTTGACGGGCCTGCTGCCGGAGACCAGCTACTCGCTGACGGTGGCGGCGTACACCACCAAGGGGGACGGCGCCCACAGCAAAGCCCGGCTGGTCACCACCACGGGGGCAG TTCCCGGCAGGCCCACCATGATGATCAGCACTACAATCGGCAACACGGCGCTGATCCAATGGCAGCCACCCAAGGAAATGGTGGGTGAGCACACGGGCTACCGGCTGCAGTACAAGCGTGTCGAGGAGGACGCCTTCGCCGTCAGAGACTTCCGCAAGACCGACGACCACTTCACTGTCACGGGCCTCCACAAAGGGGCCACCTACATCTTCAAACTGTGCGCCAATAACCGAGCGGGCAACGGCGAAGAGTACGTGAAAGAGATTAGTACCCCAGAGGACGCCCCCACCAGCTACCCGCTCAATCTGAGCGTGGTGGGCCTGACCGCCACTGCCACCCGGCTGACCTGGGAGCCGCCCCCACCGGCTGAGCGCAATGGGAAGATCGTCAAGTACGTTGTGGTGTATCGTGACATCAACAGCCAGAACGAGAGCTCCGACGCCACGGCGGAAACGCACGTGACCCTGAACGGCCTGCAGCCGGACACCACCTACGACATCCGCGTACGGGCCTTCACCGCAAAAGGCGGTGGACCGCTCAGCCCCAGCATACAGAGCAGGACCATGTCCACCACAATGCCAG TGTTCACCAAGAACTTTGGAGTCAAGGCAGTCACGAGAACGTCCGTGCTCCTGACTTGGGATGTTCCTGAGATCTTTGAGTCCGAGGTTCCCCTCAAG ATCCTCTACAACCAGCAGAGCGTGGAGGTGCACGGCCAACTCAAGAGGAAGCTCATCACGCAGCTCACACCCGACACAGAATACTCTTTTGTGCTAATGAGCCGGGGGAACAGCGCCGGCGGCCTCCAGCAACAGGTCTCCATCCGGACCGCTCCTGACCTGCTCCTGAACAAGCCTTCAGAGTCTCCGCAGGACGTGGAGGAGGGTGGGAAAGTCATGCTGCGGCTGCCCCAGGTCCCACCAGGAACCGCATTTAG GTGGTTCTACATTGTGGTGGTTCCAGTCACCCCAACATCCCTGAGGTGGGAGAACCCTGAAGATGTGGACCTCCAAGAA CTTCTGGAAAGCGACGATGATGCCCAGAGGAAGAGAAGGCACCTCGAGAGCGAATTCCTGTGGCCTTATGTAGCGGCCAAGCTGGACTCGCTTCCTGAGATTTTCACCCTGGGCGACGGCCACGAGTACCACGGCTTCCGCAATAAGGCATTAACAGGGCAACAGCAGTATCGATGCTTTGTGCTGGCCGAGCTGACAGACCGTGAATAT CAGAGGACACTGGTGGCCAGTCCATTCTCGGAAGCCATTCTGGTGAAGTTCCACAGTGGGATGGCGCGCCACTCCGAGGATCCCGAGATGCTTTGGGTGATGGGACCCGTGCTGGCTGTCAtcctcatcgtcatcatcgtcatcgccATTCTTCTCTTCAAGAG CAAACAAGAAAG GAAGCGAACGTCTCCATCGTCCAAAGACGAGCACATGGCCGGTGTGAAGGACTCACTGCTGGCCCACTCGTCCGACCCTGTAGAGATGAGGAGGCTCAACTGTCAGACGCAAG GTGGCAGCACTCTCAGTTGTCCAACCACACCAA GAATGAGACAACATCCTCCCATTGCCTCCTGCGACCTGGCCGACCACATCGATAGACTTAAGGCCAACGATGGCCTGTGTTTTTCGCAGGAGTACGAG TCCATCGAACCCGGTCAGCGGTTCACATGGGAACATTCCAACATGGAGATCAACAAGCCAAAGAATCGCTACGCCAACGTCATCGCCTACGACCACACCAGAGTCCTGCTCGCGCCTGTGGACG GAGTTCCCGGCAGCGACTACATCAACGCAAACTACGTGGACGGCTACAGGAAGCAGAATGCCTACATCGCCACACAGGGTCCGCTGCCTGACACCCTCGGAGACTTCTGGAGGCTGGTGTGGGAGCAGCGCACCTCCACCGTCGTCATGATGACTCGCCTGGAGGAGAAATCGCGG GTGAAGTGCGACCAGTACTGGCCCAGTCGTGGGACCGAAACCTACGGCATGATCCAGGTGACCATGTTGGACTCTGTGGACTTGGCCACCTACAGCGTACGCACCTTCGCACTCTACAAG AACGGTTCCAGCGAGAGGAGGGAGGTGCGCCAGTTCCAGTTCATGGCCTGGCCCGACCACGGTGTGCCCGAGTACCCCACCCCCACACTGGCCTTCCTGCGCAGGGTCAAAGCCTGTAACCCCCCTGATGCCGGACCCATGGTGGTCCACTGCAG CGCGGGGGTCGGCCGCACAGGCTGCTTCATGGTGATCGACGCCATGCTGGAGCGCATGAAACACGAGCATTCGGTGGACGTGTACGGACACGTCACCTGCATGAGGGCCCAAAGGAACTACATGGTCCAGACAGAGGACCAGTACGTCTTCATCTACGAGGCCCTGTTGGAGGCCGCCCTGTGCGGAAACACAGAGGTGGCCGCCCGAAACCTCTATGCGCACGTGCACAAGCTCAGCCAAGTGCCCCCCGGGGAAACCGTCACTGCCATGGAGCTGGAGTTTAAG aaGTTGGCCAACTCCAAAGCACATACCTCACGTTTCATCAGTGCCAACCTGCCGTGCAACAAGTTCAAGAACCGCCTGGTGAACATCATGCCTTTCGAGTCCAGCCGCATCGTCCTGCAGCCAATCAGAGGCGTGGAGGGCTCAGACTACATCAACGCCAGCTTCATCGACGGATACAG GCTGCAGAGAGCTTACATTGCCACCCAGGGCCCCTTGGCTGAGACCGCAGAGGACTTCTGGAGGATGCTGTGGGAGCACAACTCTACCATCGTCGTCATGCTTACCAAACTGCGCGAGATGGGACGG GAAAAGTGCCATCAGTACTGGCCCGCTGAGCGTTCAGCCCGCTACCAGTACTTTGTTGTGGACCCCATGGCCGAGTACAACATGCCGCAGTACATCCTAAGGGAGTTCAAAGTGACTGACGCCAGG GATGGACAGTCCAGGACCATTAGGCAGTTTCAGTTCAATGATTGGCCCGAGCAGGGAGTTCCCAAAAATGGAGAAGGCTTTATCGACTTCATCGGACAAGTCCACAAAACTAAGGAGCAGTTTGGCCAAGACGGACCCATCACTGTGCACTGCAG CGCTGGCGTGGGGCGGAGTGGCGTCTTCATCACGCTGAGCATCGTCTTGGAGAGGATGAGGTACGAGGGCGCCGTCGACGTCTTCCAAACGGTCAAGACGCTCAGGACTCAACGACCCGCCATGGTGCAGACCGAG